The nucleotide sequence TCGTAGTGAACCAGCACGGTGTCGGTGGCTTTCGGGCTTTTCCCCGTACCTTCGGTGATCACTTTATATTGCAGACCGCTGGCGGTCACGATCACGCCTTCTTTCTTGGCGTTATCTTCCAGAAACTTTTCTCCTTTAGCGAGAGCGATGTCAGACATGGTGGTCAGTTGGATTGAGGTTGGATTAAAAAGGGAGGTGAGTTTAGCTCCCAAACCACGTCACGCAACCCTGCCCTCCTCACAAACCGAACGCCTCGGGCAACAACTCCGCCATCGTCTTCGTCACAGGTTGGCCATTGTGTAAATAAGTGACCGGCGTCTGCCCGTCAGGAAGGGAAAACTCGGCAATCACCTGTCGGCAGGCACCACAGGGGGGAAACTCATGGCCTAGGCACACCACACTTAATTGAGCGATCTTCATCCCCGCGCCTTCTGCCGCGACGGCTTGAAAGATGGTATTTCTCTCCGCACACACCGTCAGGCCGTAGCTGGCGTTTTCCACATTGCATCCCAGGTAAATCCCTCCGTTCACCGTCTCCAACGCACACCCCACGTGGTATTTAGAATAGGGAGCATATGCTTTCTCAGCAGCCGCGTGAGCTTGGGGCAAGAGGTCTGGCATGGGCAGGACTATGACACAAAAAAGCGGAGACCGGTAGCAAGACCTGTCTCCGCGGGATGAATCGAAATCTCAGGGAGAGATCACTCCCCTCCTCCGCTGTTTACAGCGTCTTAAATTTCACTTCTTTCCACTGCACCTTGTAGGGGCCGGTGCCTTTCTTGATGCCGTGCACCTGGAAGCCGATGTAGCCTTCAGGGTCATTGGGTTGAGTGAAGTCAGCCGTTTTCACACCGTTCACAAAACTCTGGTAGTGGTCACCCTGCACCACGATGCGGTAGTGATTCCACTCTCCTTTTTTAAAGGCGGCCTTGGCTTCGTCCGTGCGGACAGCTTCCGTCTGAGTCAGGATGCTCCACCAGGTGCCGCGGCGAGCCTCATCGTAGAAGTCACCAGCCGTGCCGTTGATGGCGATCTCGCACTGAGGACCAAAGAGGCGGCCATCAGGAAGAGGCTTGCCGTTCTTACTTCCTTCGGGAGCAGGATCCCCTTCTTTCGCCAAGTGGCTGCGCACCTGGACACCGGAGTTCAGTTCATCATCCACCTTCACTTCAAATTGCAGTTCGAAATCTTTGAAGGGGCCTTTCGCCAGGAACGTATTGCCACTGCCTTCCACCGTGGTGCCGGTGAGAATGCCGTCTTTCACTTCATAAGTCGCCTGACCACTCACCACCTGGGCATCACCCAAGCCGTCTTTGAACCAATGCTGCCAGCCATCTTCGGCGTGCACGGAGAGGGAGAAAGTGGCCAGGAGGGAAAAAAGGATTGTCTTTTTCATGGGCGAAAAACAACGCCCGCCGAGCCGAAATCCATCTCCAAAGTGCCAAAAACACCATTTATTTAACTTATCTTAATAAAAAACGCGGATTTTAATGGGGTTAAAACCCAAAAATAACCCAGTTCCAACTTGAACAATCAAGTTGGATCGGTTTTAATGGCATTATATCCGGGTTTTTATCCCATGGCTCGTCCTTCAAACAGCTTCGATTCGGTCTCGATGACCATCGCAGTCACTCCCCAGATCAAAATGTATCTGGAGGATCTGACCCTCGATGGCACATACGGGAGCAGTCCAGCTGAGGCCGCGAGGCTCCTGATCAGCCAGGCGATAGAATCGAAGATCAAAGATGGGCTTCTGACTCGGAGGAAGTTCATGATTCAAGATGGCGATGTCGTGGCTCTGCCCCTTCCCGCCTAACCTCATTCCACACCCATGACGACGCAACACGATCTTCAGTCCTCCGAAACGCAGATGTTCACCACGCTGATGAGCCTGGAAATGACCGACCGCGATCGCAGTCCACGCGGTGGGTGGAAATCCGACACCCGGCTGGAAGTGCTGGCCCACGAAATCGTCCGCTACATGCCCGAACTCGCTCAGTTGCTGGTGCAGGATGGGAAGCGCAAACTGGCCGCCTGATCCTTACCGCCCTTCGTTTTCCCCATCCTCCCCCGGACATGAGGCCAACGTCATTGACGTTGGCCTTGTCATTTCCAGACACGGCGTGCATGTGTTCGGGGGGGATCGTTGATCGCTTCGACTTTCGATCCCCGCACACCGGAACCTCGCCTCTCATTTATCCATGGCCCTTCCCCTTTCCCACCTGACGCTGCCACTCTTGGCCGCTGCCGTTTGCCTTTCTTCATGTGCCACGGTCAAGCGCCTCACGCCGGATCTCCCCAAGATCCCGATGCCGTCTCTGCCCAAGTTCTCCACCTTGAAAAAAGTGACCCGTATTCTTCCGGGCATGCCTGATCACGACAAGGTGAACGATGAAGACCCGCAAATGCCCTTCAATGCCCGAGGCACCCTGGGCTATGGCCACTCCCTGCGTGTGCATGTGTATGAAGGCACACGCTCCACCAAACGCGTCTATAATGGCGTGGTCATGGTGGATGCCAAAGGCGTGGTCGATTTTGGCGATAAAATCGGCCGCACCCAGATCGGCGGTGCGCAGCTACCCAAAGCCGTGGAAGCCATCGCCGCAACCTTCCGGGTGGGCCTTCGCCTGAATCGCCCGCTGACCGTTCACATTCTTTCGGTGGAGGATGTGCCGGTGGTCTCCATCACCGGGGATGTGATCAAGGATGAATTCATCCCAGCCTGGGATGGCATGACCATTCAGCAGGCCGTCACCGTCGCCGGGGGCCGTAAGCTGGGCTCCACCAACCGTGGGGTTTACGTCATCCGGGAAGGAAATCGCCGCTTTTACTCCAGCCTCGAGGCAGCCACGGAGAAGACCGAACCCGAACCTGGAGACATCATTCACCTTTCCCCCGATTTTTAATTTCATGATCGAGCAAATCGGCGGCAACCCAGCCGCAAATCAAATCCCCATTGGCAATCTCTTCAAGAGCATCTCGATCCTTCGCATCGGCGCCGGAGTTCTGCTGCTCAGCCGCCACGGCTGGGTAGCCGCGCATGAAGCCTATGAGTTTCTCTGGGAGGAAAAGACCTGGAATTGGGTCAAAGCCTTCTCAGATGCAGGCCTGCCCATGCCCACGCTCCTAGCCCCTGCCGTGGCGATTACCATTGCGGCCGTCGCTGTGAGCTGGTGCCTAGGCTTCCTTACCCGCCTCTTTTCCGTCATCATGATGCCTGTGTTGATCGGCGTCATCATCAAAGGCACCTCAGCCGAGACAGAGATCGCCTGGCTTTATCTGCTCATTGCCTTCACGCTGCTCCTCTTCGGCTCAGGTGCCGTCTCCATCGACAAACTCTTCCGCCTGGGAGAGAACTGGGGACACTCTAAACCCAAGAAACGCTGGTAAAATCCCGGCCACTCCCGCATGCCGCCCTCCCCCTCCACCGCTCCAATCACCGAGCGAGTGCTCGCCATCGACCCCGCCCTGCGCAACACAGGCTGGGCGGTGCTGGAACAAACAGGACGCGACATCAAGCCACTCGCCTACGGGGTGATCTCGAATGCTCCCAAGCTGCTCCACTCTGGCTGCCTGGTGGCCATCCGAGAGCAACTCCAGGACGCCATTCGCCAGTATGCTCCGACGGTGTGTGCGATCGAGACCACCATTTATGTGCAGAGTTACAAGACCGCCATCGTGCTCGGCACCGCTCGCGCGGCCTGCCTCATCGCAGCCGCTGAGCACGGCATACCCATTTATGAGTATGCCCCGAAGGAGGTGAAACAGGCGGCCGTCGGCCGTGGGGCCGCGCAGAAAGATCAGGTGGCCTTCATGATCCGCAGCATGCTCCGGCTGCGTGAGACACCACCCGCCGATGCAGCGGATGCCTTAGCTGTAGGCATCGCCCACTTTCAGAACGCCAACGCAGGGGCCGCGCTCGCCCGCGAAGCCCGCCGGGTATAAACCGCGCTTACCCAGCACTTCTCCTGGTTTTAGTGAGCCTGACATTTTGACGGCCACGGAACTCCATCATTTTAAATCTGATCTTGCGGGAAAGAGGGGAGGCTCCATACTTCGCCTCTCCCGTGATGTCTCAGAAAGTTAAAGTCGCTGTCCTTGGAGCAAGTGGTTATTCCGGAATAGAACTGCTCCGGTTGTTACTGCGCCATCCTCATGCCGAACTCGTGGCCGTGACCTCGCGCACACTCGCTGGCAAAACCTTATCTGCGGAGTTTCCACGGTTTCGTAAAGTAGGCATCGCCGATCGCCTGACCTTTAGCAATCCTGATGCGGCCGCGCTGAAAGAAGCCGGCGCTGAAATCGCCTTTCTCGCCCTGCCCCATGGTGTGTCCGTGGAATACGCCAAGCCTCTGCTGGAGCTCGGCATCAAAGTCATCGACCTGAGTGCGGACTTCCGTCTGCGCAGTGCCGAGGTTTACAAGGAATTTTATGCGCATGAGCATCCCGCACCGGAATTGCTGAGCGAGGCCGTCTATGCCCTGCCAGAAATCCGGGCGGATGAAATCCAGAAAGCACGTCTCATCGCCTGCCCTGGCTGTTATCCCACCAGCATTTTACTGCCTCTCATTCCTCTTCTGAAGGCTGGCCTGTTGAGCGCAGACCCACTCGCTGTGTCCAGCATGAGCGGTGCTAGTGGTGCTGGCCGGAATGCCAACGTGTCCCTGCTTTTCTGCGAAGTGCAAAATAGCCTGCGCAGCTACAGCGTGCCTCAGCATCGTCACCTGAGCGAAATCGGGCAGGAGCTAGCCATCGCCGCAGGTCGTGAAGTGAAGCTGTCGTTTGTGCCCCATCTGGTGCCCGTGTATGCAGGCATCTGCACCACCACCTTTGCCTCCCTGGCCCCTGGCGTGACGCTGGAGCAGGTGGAGGCTGCTTTACAGCAAGCTTATGCCGACCAGCCCTTCGTGCGTCTGCTCGGCCGCAATCAATCCCCGGACACCAAGCATGTCATGGGCACGAATTTCATCGATATCGGTTGGGCGTTGGATCAGCGTGCAGGCCGTCTCATCCTCATGAGTGCTGAAGATAACATCGGCAAAGGCGCCTCAAGCCAGGCGATCCAGAATTTCAACCTTGTCTGCGGCTTTGATCCTGCTGCCGGGCTCCAGAGCGTATGATTGCTGACCTTGATCCATCTCGCGAACCCCGCGTTTCCTTTAAAGTCATCGAAGGCGGCGTCACCGCAGCCCACGGTTATCGTGCCGGGGCCATCTCCTGCGGCATCAAAAACCCTGACGTGAAACGTCTGGATTTGATGCTGATCGTCTCTGACACCCCCACCGTCACCGACGCTGTTTTCACCACGAATAAAGTGCGTGCCGCCTGCGTGCGTGTCTCCCAGCAGCACATCCGCGATGGCGACATCCGCGCCATCATCGCCAACAGTGGTAACGCCAACGCCTGCACCGGCCCGCAGGGCATCCAGGATGCCAAAGCCATGTGCAAAGCCACTGCGGAGGCCCTGGGCATCCGCATGCGTCAGGTGCAGGTCTGCTCCACCGGCATCATCGGCATGACCATGCCCATTCAGCGCATCACCCCACGCGTGGGTGAACTGGCAGCCGCCCTTTCCGAAACCGGCTCAGAAGACGCCTCCCGCGCCATCATGACCAGCGATACGAAGCCAAAGAGCTACGCCATCGAAGTCCCTTGCGGTGAAGGCAGCTTCCGCATCGGTGGCATCGCCAAAGGTGCCGGCATGATCTGCCCGAACATGGCCACCATGCTATGCTTCATCACCACCGACGCGAAGATCGCTCAGGATGAACTGAAGCGCGCCGTGCGCTGCGCCGTGGATCAATCGTTCAACTGCATCACCATCGATGGTGATACGAGCACGAATGACACCGTCATCGTGATGAGCAATGGCCAGGCGGATGCGCCTGAGATCAAGAAAGGCAGCGAAGAAGCGCAGACCTTCCGTCGCGCCCTGCACAAGGTCATGCTCGAGCTGGCCAAAATGATCGTCAGCGATGGCGAGCGCGTCACCAAGTTCGTCGAAATCCGCGTGCGCAATGCCCGCACTCAAGCTGATGCCAAAAAGGCCGCTGAAGCCGTGGCCAAGTCCATGCTGGTGAAATGCTCCTGGCACGGTAGTGACCCCAACTGGGGTCGTGTGATCCATGCGGTCGGCTACTCTGGAGCCCGCTTGCGGGAGGAACTCATCGACATTTACTTCGGCGGATTGATTGCCTGCAAAGGCGGACTGACCACCAATACCCCCATGACTGAGCTAGAGAAGGTGGTGAAAGAGCCCCGCTTCTCCGTCACCATCGACCTCAATCAAGGCAGCGCCAATCACACGGTCTACACCAGTGACCTGTCTGAGGAGTATGTGGACTTCAACGCCAGCGAATACTCCGCCGCCGTGCACGCCCGCCGTCAGAAGGGACTGGCGTGAAAGTGACTTCGTAGTGGTTTTTACTTGGAGAGGCGTCATCTCGATGGCACCTCGGGCCATGGACAGTGCTTGCCGACATGGGAAGCGTTGGAACTATGTGACCCAGCCCCATGCGTGACAATCCTTTGCGCTTGGCAGGGCCATGATGATTATCTAAACCATGCCATCTCATCCGATGCCTGTCCTTTCACACCGTGCTTTTTACTCGGCCATCGGCGTGCCGATGCTGATCCTTGCGGTGGGCTGGGCCTGGCTTTGGTCGCTGCGTTTTGTGAATGAGTTGGAGCCGCAGGGCTTGAAGTTGGAGTGGCGCTATGGCGGCTCCGGCTCGGTGCCATCCCTGGCGGTTTGGTTGAAGGAGCCAGGTGGTTCCCGGCGGATCGAGCCGATCCTCCTGGGAGGGTTGAGTCATCCGCGAGTTCGGTTTGAAGACCGTAATGGCGATGGCCAAAAGGACATCGTTTTCAGCAATGATGCCGACCCGGAAGGTCAGACTGTGCTCTTCTTTCCAGCTACCGAAACGGAAATCGCGAGACTGATCCCGATGCAGGTGGCCAGGCCTTGAGAAGGAGCGCGGACTTCAGTCCGCAGCAGGTCGATTGCTCGTGATGTCTTGAGCTTTTCCCTGAGAGCAATTCTCAACGGCGTTCTGAGCAAACCCCACAGGACCCATGAGATGCCTAACTAAGTTAAGTTAGGCCAGTCTCTTCCACGCTGAGTTCATCACTTACGGCGTGCTGCGATTTCGCGGTCACGTTTGATCTTCTCATACCCCACCTTGATGAATTCGATGTCGCGGGCATGAGCGCGGCAGTCTTCCATCGTGATGAAATCATAACTCAGCAGGTGCAGGAGGCTATCATCAATGGTGTGCATGCCATCCCGCCCGCCGATTTGGATCAAGCTGGCAAGCTGCTGCAGACGTTGATCTCGAATGCAACTGGAGATGGCAGAGTTCATCAGCATTACCTCTGTCGCCATCACGCGTCCTTCACCATCTGGGCGGCGGATCAGGTGCTGGCTGATGATTCCCCGAAGGCAGTGGCTGAGCTGAGAAGCCACGTAGTCCTGTTGCTCCTTGGGGAAACTATCGAGGATACGCGTAATCGTGCTCGGCACATCCATGGTATGCAGGGTGCTGATGACGAGGTGGCCGGTCTCTGCGGCGGTCAATGCCGTGCGGATCGTCTCCAGATCTCGCAACTCACTCACGGTGATCACGTTCACATCCTGACGCAGAGCGCTCTTCATCGCACGGGCGAACTCATGAGTATCAAACCCCACCTGCCGCTGGCGGATGAGGCTCTGACCATGCTTAAATACAAACTCGATCGGATCTTCAATCGTCACGATATTGCAGGAGCGCTCACGTGCGATGGTCTGAGTCATGCTGCACAAGGTGGTGGTTTTACCACTGTTGCTGACGCCAGTGACGAGGATCAAGCCGTCCTTGAATTGGCACATGCCCTGCACATTCGGGCCATGGCCTAGATGGGGCAGTTCTGGGATGCTATCGGGGATGTAACGGAAGTTCCCTTCGATCTTGCCCATGGCAAAACAGGCATTGCCACGAAAGCGCCCGAGATTTTCCACCTCGATGGCGAAGTCCAGCTCCCACTCTTCTTCCAACTTCGCACGCTGGGTATCCTTCAAACTGCCCAGCATCAGTTCACGAACATCCAAGGCATCGAAGATTTCATCCGTCACAGGAGTCATTCGCCCGTGCAGACGCATGGTCGGAGGAGCCCCTGGAGAAAGATGGAGATCGGATGCACCGGCCTGCATGGCCATGGCAAGGTATTCAATGAGATCGTATTGACGCATGGGATAACTAAAAATTCTTCAACAATGCAAACAGCCGGGTTTCTTTTGTCCAGCCTTCGTTCAGCAGCGGAACGGCCTAGGTGATGCCGCGTGCGGCGCGTTTGAACTCCGTTTCGTTGCCGCTAGCCAGGATGGCTTCAGCCTCGGTGATCAGTCCCGCTTCATAAGCGAGCACAATGTTTGTCAGGAAGGTGATACAGTTCGGATCATTACCGCGCTGCATGTAATTGCGGATGTGATCCGTCTCATGTCGGGCGATCCAGGGACGCACCGCCCCTCCGTTTTCCAAATGCTCCACCAGGAGATGCACACCCCCATCCATACGGGGAATAAGTTTCTGACAGAGCGCACCAATGAGCTGCTGAGACAACAGATGCAAACCCAGCCCCGCCTGATCTGGCGGGAAAAGATGCGCGATACGATCGATCGCATCCACGACGCTGTCACTGTGCACCGAGGCCAACACAAGATGCCCGGTTTCACTGGCCTGGAGTGTGATCAACGCGGTCTCCAGATCGCGAATTTCCCCCACCATGATCACATCCGGTGCCTGCCGCATCGCTCCACGAACGCCACGGGCATAGCTGAGGGTATCTCGCCCCACATCCCGCTGGGTGAACATGGAGACTTTATTCGTGTAGATGAACTCCACCGGATCTTCGATGGTCACGATGTGACGCGCCATGTTCTCATTCATCCACTGGAGCAGACCTGCCATCGTCGTGCTCTTGCCCATGCCTGTTGGTCCCGTGATCAGGATCAGACCTCGCGTGCGTTGAGCCCATTTCGTCAGCAGCCAATCAGGCACCCCCAAAGTGGATAACACGGGCAGGTCGGTGCGGATACGACGCATCACCGCTCCCAGCCTGCCCAGAGCCTTATGCAAATTCACGCGATAACGTGTGCGACTGGCGGAAACGAGGCCCGAATCGCGATCCGTTTCGCCATCTGGACTCACACCACAAGCCAGCCAGAGCCCCGCCAATTGCGTCAACTCCAGAGGCTCCTCACCGACCAGCATGATCTGCTCTCGGATCTTCATGCGGGGAATCTCCCCTTCCATCAAAAACACGTCACTGGCCTGATGTTCATCTGCGGATTGGAGAATATCGTCTAAGGAGAGCGGCATAGAGATTATTCATAAAATCAGTATCTGGTGATTTGTCGAGGCAGATGTTCCGTCACATCGGCAACTTTCTGCGAAAACCTCCGGTAAAAGCCACCCTCCAAAAGGGTGAACAAAAAGACACTTGCCAAAAATCTGTCCTTTGAGTTAGATACCAACTGGTTTGTATGTCACAAAAACCCAAACACACCCGTAATCCCGCTGAAACTCGGCAAAAGCTGCTTGGGGCGACCTTGCACCTGATGCTCCGCCAGGGATATGCCGCCACGACCGTGGATCAAATTTGCGCTGAGGCCGCGCTTACCAAAGGCAGCTTTTTTCACTACTTTGAAAGCAAAGAGGCCATCGCCAAAGCCGCTGTCGATGCCTTCGCGCAGATGGGGACGGATATGTATTCCCCCGCCTGGCAGGACGCGAGCCAGGATCCTCTGGAGCAACTTCACCACCTGCTGGACATCATGATCACGTTCAACCAGCGGCCGGATCAACCCTGCGTCTGCATGGTCGGCATGATGTCCCAGGAGCTCGCCGCGGTGAATGACGACATGCGCACGGCTTGCCAGGGGCATCTGCAAGATTGGGCGGACCGGGTGACTCTGATGCTGACGGCGGCCAAGAAGATCCATCGGGTGAAGGTGGATTTCGATCCCGATCAGGTCGCTTGGTTTCTCAATAGCCTCTGGCAGGGCTCCATGCTTATCGGGAAGACCCGCAGCTCTCCCGAGATGATCATCGCCAACATCGAACTCGCTCGCGGCTACGTCATGAGCCTCTTCGAAAACCCGCCACGTTCAGCGATGGCGAAGACCCTCGCGAAAAAAAAATCAAAACCTGTGTCCTCGCTGTCCTGAGCCCACTCGCTGGTTCGTCATCTCTTTGAACACGCGCCTCAAAACCGCTGGTCCCTCACCCTCGATTCGCCGTATGAACACCCCACCTCCAGTTCCACATCCAGGTCATCTCCTCCTCTTCCGCACCACCGGATGGCAGCAGAATCTCTCTCCCGATGAAATGCAGCAGATCATGACCAAAACCATGGCGTGGTTTGAGCGCTTGAGTGAGCAAGGTAAGTTCAAAGCCGGGCAGCCTCTCTTTGAAGAAGGTAAGATCATCTCCGGGAAAAAGGGCAGCCAGGTGGCTGATGGGCCATTTGCCGAGTCGAAGGAAACCATCGCCGGGTATCTCTGGCTGGCAGTGGATACGCTGGATGAAGCCGTCCGCATCGCTCAAGAGTGGCCGATGCTGGAGTGCGGCTGCACCCTGGAAGTGCGCCCTGTGGCCCCCGAGTGCCCGAGCTTCAAACGCATCCGGGAAGAGCAGAATCAAAACGCCCTCGCCGCCTAACTTAGGATGAGAAAACCACCGCCAGCCTCACCCACGGACGGCTCTCAGGTGCATCACCTGACCGAGCACCTCTTCCGCCATGAAGCGGGGCGGTTGGTTTCCATCCTCACCGGCATCTTTGGCATCCATCGTCTCCAACTGGCGGAGGATGTCGTGCAGGAGGCCTTGGCACGTGCCTTACAGACTTGGCCGTTTTATGGCATCCCTGCCAATCCCGCCGCCTGGCTGATGCAGACCGCTCGCCATCTCGCCTTGGACATCATCCGCAGGGAGAGCAGCTTCATCGAGAAACAACCGCGCATCATCGAGTTCATCGAACAACGGATGGCGGAAGACACTTCAACGAGTGAGCCGCGCTTCGATGAAGAGATCAAGGATGATCGACTGAGGCTGATGTTCGCCTGCTGCCACCCGGTGCTTCCCCAAGAAGCCCAGACGGCTCTAGCTCTCAAAGTTCTTTGCGGTTTCAGCCCTCTGGAGATCGCTCATGCCTTCCTGACCAGCGAGGCGGCGGTGGCCAAACGACTCACCCGAGCTCGTCAGCGGCTACAGGAGGAGAATGTGGTCTTCGAGATTCCTTCAGGGGTCGAACTCCCCTCCAGGCTCGATGCGGTGCTCCAGATCATTTACCTGCTTTTTAACGAAGGCTACAAGGCCTCCAGTGGTGATTGCCTGATCCGCGAGGAACTCTGCACGGAGGCCATCCGCCTAGCTACCCTGCTGGCCGAACATCCCGCCGGAAATCAACCCCGCACCCATGCCCTGCTCGCCCTGATGCTGCTCAATGGTGCACGTCTGGCCGCCAGACTGGATGAGGCGGGTCAAATTTTACGCCTGAATGAACAGGACCGCCGACGCTGGGACGCCGAAATGATCCAGCGGGGTGTTTTACATCTCGGCCACTCCGCGCGTGGAGATCAGGCCAGCGAATATCACCTCCAGGCGGCCATTGCCGCGTGCCATTCGTTGGCTCCCGATGCCGCTTCCACCGACTGGCCACGCATCCTGCGGCTCTATGATCATCTGCTTCAGCTCAATAACTCTCCGGTCATCGCTTTAAACCGAGCCGTGGCCCTGGCCCGGGTCAACGGTCCCGAACAAGGCATCGCCGCAGTCGAGTCCATTCTCGATCGCCAACCGCTCGACTCGTATCATCTCTTCCACGCCGTGCTGGGTGAGCTGGAGGCACAGAGGCAGGAGTTTCAATCCGCCGTCACTCATTTACGCCAAGCGCTGCAACTCGCGCAGATGGCGTCCGAGCGAATGCTCTTGAGCCAGCGCATTCGCGACATGGAAGAGCAGCTCACTTGACCCACCTCCGCTCATTCAGATCTCCCCACCACTCCCTTCACCTCCATCCTCATCCCACTCCTATGTTCAAGAAAATCCTCATCGTTCTGGCTCTCGCCATCATCGCTCTCGTCGTCGTCATCCAGCGCCAGCCGGATGAATTCACCGTGACCCGCTCGACCGTCATGGACGCCTCTCCCCAAGCTGTTTATGAACAGGTCAATGATCTCCATCAATGGCAGGACTGGTCTCCCTGGGCCAAGCTCGATCCGCAAGCGACCGCCACCTTCACAGGCCCTGCCACGGGTGAAGGCTCCTCCTTCGCCTGGTCAGGCAACAACGAGGTCGGCGAAGGCAAACAAACGATTGTGGAAAGTCGGCCCGGTGAACTCGTGCGGTTCAAACTGGAGTTCATCCGCCCTTTTGCAGGAACCAATGACGTGGACTTCACCTTCAAGCCCGAAGGCACCGGCACGCGTGTGACCTGGACCATGTCCGGCAAGGCCAACTTCATCAGCAAGACCATGGGCCTTGTCATGGATTGCGACAAGATGTGCGGCGACTTCTTTGTGCAGGGTTTAGCCAATCTCAAAGCCATCGT is from Prosthecobacter debontii and encodes:
- a CDS encoding TetR/AcrR family transcriptional regulator, which encodes MSQKPKHTRNPAETRQKLLGATLHLMLRQGYAATTVDQICAEAALTKGSFFHYFESKEAIAKAAVDAFAQMGTDMYSPAWQDASQDPLEQLHHLLDIMITFNQRPDQPCVCMVGMMSQELAAVNDDMRTACQGHLQDWADRVTLMLTAAKKIHRVKVDFDPDQVAWFLNSLWQGSMLIGKTRSSPEMIIANIELARGYVMSLFENPPRSAMAKTLAKKKSKPVSSLS
- a CDS encoding YciI family protein, with amino-acid sequence MNTPPPVPHPGHLLLFRTTGWQQNLSPDEMQQIMTKTMAWFERLSEQGKFKAGQPLFEEGKIISGKKGSQVADGPFAESKETIAGYLWLAVDTLDEAVRIAQEWPMLECGCTLEVRPVAPECPSFKRIREEQNQNALAA
- a CDS encoding DoxX family protein, with the translated sequence MIEQIGGNPAANQIPIGNLFKSISILRIGAGVLLLSRHGWVAAHEAYEFLWEEKTWNWVKAFSDAGLPMPTLLAPAVAITIAAVAVSWCLGFLTRLFSVIMMPVLIGVIIKGTSAETEIAWLYLLIAFTLLLFGSGAVSIDKLFRLGENWGHSKPKKRW
- a CDS encoding 3-keto-disaccharide hydrolase, with protein sequence MKKTILFSLLATFSLSVHAEDGWQHWFKDGLGDAQVVSGQATYEVKDGILTGTTVEGSGNTFLAKGPFKDFELQFEVKVDDELNSGVQVRSHLAKEGDPAPEGSKNGKPLPDGRLFGPQCEIAINGTAGDFYDEARRGTWWSILTQTEAVRTDEAKAAFKKGEWNHYRIVVQGDHYQSFVNGVKTADFTQPNDPEGYIGFQVHGIKKGTGPYKVQWKEVKFKTL
- the cdd gene encoding cytidine deaminase, with translation MPDLLPQAHAAAEKAYAPYSKYHVGCALETVNGGIYLGCNVENASYGLTVCAERNTIFQAVAAEGAGMKIAQLSVVCLGHEFPPCGACRQVIAEFSLPDGQTPVTYLHNGQPVTKTMAELLPEAFGL
- the ruvC gene encoding crossover junction endodeoxyribonuclease RuvC — translated: MPPSPSTAPITERVLAIDPALRNTGWAVLEQTGRDIKPLAYGVISNAPKLLHSGCLVAIREQLQDAIRQYAPTVCAIETTIYVQSYKTAIVLGTARAACLIAAAEHGIPIYEYAPKEVKQAAVGRGAAQKDQVAFMIRSMLRLRETPPADAADALAVGIAHFQNANAGAALAREARRV
- a CDS encoding type IV pilus twitching motility protein PilT → MPLSLDDILQSADEHQASDVFLMEGEIPRMKIREQIMLVGEEPLELTQLAGLWLACGVSPDGETDRDSGLVSASRTRYRVNLHKALGRLGAVMRRIRTDLPVLSTLGVPDWLLTKWAQRTRGLILITGPTGMGKSTTMAGLLQWMNENMARHIVTIEDPVEFIYTNKVSMFTQRDVGRDTLSYARGVRGAMRQAPDVIMVGEIRDLETALITLQASETGHLVLASVHSDSVVDAIDRIAHLFPPDQAGLGLHLLSQQLIGALCQKLIPRMDGGVHLLVEHLENGGAVRPWIARHETDHIRNYMQRGNDPNCITFLTNIVLAYEAGLITEAEAILASGNETEFKRAARGIT
- the argJ gene encoding bifunctional glutamate N-acetyltransferase/amino-acid acetyltransferase ArgJ; the encoded protein is MIADLDPSREPRVSFKVIEGGVTAAHGYRAGAISCGIKNPDVKRLDLMLIVSDTPTVTDAVFTTNKVRAACVRVSQQHIRDGDIRAIIANSGNANACTGPQGIQDAKAMCKATAEALGIRMRQVQVCSTGIIGMTMPIQRITPRVGELAAALSETGSEDASRAIMTSDTKPKSYAIEVPCGEGSFRIGGIAKGAGMICPNMATMLCFITTDAKIAQDELKRAVRCAVDQSFNCITIDGDTSTNDTVIVMSNGQADAPEIKKGSEEAQTFRRALHKVMLELAKMIVSDGERVTKFVEIRVRNARTQADAKKAAEAVAKSMLVKCSWHGSDPNWGRVIHAVGYSGARLREELIDIYFGGLIACKGGLTTNTPMTELEKVVKEPRFSVTIDLNQGSANHTVYTSDLSEEYVDFNASEYSAAVHARRQKGLA
- the argC gene encoding N-acetyl-gamma-glutamyl-phosphate reductase, translating into MSQKVKVAVLGASGYSGIELLRLLLRHPHAELVAVTSRTLAGKTLSAEFPRFRKVGIADRLTFSNPDAAALKEAGAEIAFLALPHGVSVEYAKPLLELGIKVIDLSADFRLRSAEVYKEFYAHEHPAPELLSEAVYALPEIRADEIQKARLIACPGCYPTSILLPLIPLLKAGLLSADPLAVSSMSGASGAGRNANVSLLFCEVQNSLRSYSVPQHRHLSEIGQELAIAAGREVKLSFVPHLVPVYAGICTTTFASLAPGVTLEQVEAALQQAYADQPFVRLLGRNQSPDTKHVMGTNFIDIGWALDQRAGRLILMSAEDNIGKGASSQAIQNFNLVCGFDPAAGLQSV
- a CDS encoding type IV pilus twitching motility protein PilT, whose product is MRQYDLIEYLAMAMQAGASDLHLSPGAPPTMRLHGRMTPVTDEIFDALDVRELMLGSLKDTQRAKLEEEWELDFAIEVENLGRFRGNACFAMGKIEGNFRYIPDSIPELPHLGHGPNVQGMCQFKDGLILVTGVSNSGKTTTLCSMTQTIARERSCNIVTIEDPIEFVFKHGQSLIRQRQVGFDTHEFARAMKSALRQDVNVITVSELRDLETIRTALTAAETGHLVISTLHTMDVPSTITRILDSFPKEQQDYVASQLSHCLRGIISQHLIRRPDGEGRVMATEVMLMNSAISSCIRDQRLQQLASLIQIGGRDGMHTIDDSLLHLLSYDFITMEDCRAHARDIEFIKVGYEKIKRDREIAARRK